The following proteins are co-located in the Gloeocapsa sp. PCC 7428 genome:
- the infA gene encoding translation initiation factor IF-1 encodes MSKQDLIEMEGTVTESLPNAMFRVDLDNGFNVLAHISGKIRRNYIKILPGDRVKVELTPYDLTKGRITYRLRKK; translated from the coding sequence TTGTCTAAACAAGATTTAATTGAGATGGAAGGCACAGTCACCGAGTCATTGCCCAATGCGATGTTTCGGGTAGACCTTGACAATGGTTTTAATGTTTTAGCACACATTTCTGGCAAGATCCGGCGTAACTATATCAAAATTTTACCTGGTGATCGCGTCAAAGTGGAACTAACGCCATACGATTTAACAAAAGGAAGAATCACGTACCGTTTGCGCAAGAAATAG
- the rplN gene encoding 50S ribosomal protein L14, translating into MIQPQSYLNVADNSGARKLMCIRVMGAGNRRYGNVGDVIIAVVKDAIPNMAVKKSDVVRAVIVRTRKGLRRDSGMSIRFDDNAAVIINADGNPRGTRVFGPVARELRDKNFTKIVSLAPEVL; encoded by the coding sequence GTGATTCAACCCCAGTCTTACCTTAATGTTGCTGATAATAGCGGTGCGCGCAAACTCATGTGCATTCGCGTTATGGGCGCAGGTAATCGCCGTTATGGCAATGTAGGCGATGTGATTATCGCCGTTGTTAAAGACGCCATTCCGAATATGGCAGTCAAAAAATCAGATGTTGTGCGCGCAGTCATCGTGCGTACGCGTAAAGGATTGCGTCGCGATAGTGGCATGAGCATTCGCTTTGATGACAATGCTGCGGTCATTATTAATGCCGATGGTAATCCCAGAGGTACGCGTGTTTTTGGACCTGTTGCCCGCGAACTACGCGACAAAAACTTTACCAAAATCGTTTCCCTGGCTCCGGAGGTGCTGTAA
- the rplO gene encoding 50S ribosomal protein L15 gives MRLTDPKPQAGSKKRRRRVGRGISAGQGASAGLGMRGQKARSGSSTRPGFEGGQQPLYRRIPKLKGFPIVNRKQYTTINVYKLASLPANTEVNLASLREAGILTAVQGPLKILGDGEINIPLRVQAAAFTKQAREKITAAGGNCEVLESK, from the coding sequence ATGAGACTAACTGATCCTAAGCCTCAAGCAGGCTCAAAAAAACGCCGCCGTCGTGTTGGGCGCGGTATTTCGGCAGGTCAAGGAGCAAGTGCTGGTCTAGGTATGCGCGGGCAAAAAGCTCGTTCAGGTAGCAGTACCCGACCAGGCTTTGAAGGCGGTCAACAACCTCTGTATCGGCGCATTCCCAAGCTCAAAGGCTTTCCGATCGTTAATCGTAAGCAGTACACTACGATCAATGTATATAAGCTGGCATCACTTCCTGCCAATACAGAAGTCAATCTAGCTTCCTTACGCGAAGCTGGTATTCTTACTGCTGTACAGGGACCACTGAAAATTTTGGGAGACGGGGAAATTAATATTCCCTTACGAGTTCAAGCCGCAGCTTTCACCAAACAAGCGCGTGAGAAAATCACAGCAGCTGGTGGAAATTGTGAAGTCCTCGAATCCAAATGA
- the rpmJ gene encoding 50S ribosomal protein L36, with product MKVRASVKKICEKCSIIRRKGRVMVICENPKHKQRQG from the coding sequence ATGAAAGTTAGAGCATCAGTCAAGAAAATCTGCGAAAAATGCAGTATTATCCGCCGCAAAGGTCGGGTAATGGTAATTTGCGAAAATCCCAAACATAAGCAACGCCAAGGCTAA
- the secY gene encoding preprotein translocase subunit SecY gives MISRDKAPTAQETFMQMAQAAGLRRRLLVTVGILILARLGVFLPVPGINRALFAQASQSGNNALFGFLDIFSGGGLSTLGVFALGILPYINASIIIQLLTAAIPALENLQKNEGEAGRRKISQITRYVSLGWAILQSIFIAAFWLQPYAFNPGPIFVAQTAIALTAGSMFIMWASELITERGVGNGASLLIFVNIVASLPRALGDTIAFAQTGSREAVGGVVVLLLVFLVMIVGIVFVQEGTRRIPIISARRQVGRRFFQEQRSYLPLRLNQGGVMPIIFASAVLILPASLASFTRNEFLLRIANYLSPNGPTPWVYALAYLVLILFFSYFYATLIVNPVDLAQNLKKMGATIPGIRPGRATSEYVERVLNRLTFLGAIFLGLVAIVPTAVESATQVRTFQGLGATSLLILVGVAIDTAKQIQTYVISQRYEGMVKQ, from the coding sequence ATGATTAGCAGAGACAAAGCCCCAACGGCACAAGAAACTTTTATGCAGATGGCACAAGCAGCTGGTTTGCGAAGGCGGCTGCTTGTGACTGTTGGTATTTTAATTTTGGCTCGTCTTGGCGTGTTTTTGCCTGTCCCAGGAATTAATCGCGCTTTGTTCGCCCAAGCAAGTCAATCTGGCAATAATGCTTTATTCGGTTTCTTAGATATCTTTTCTGGAGGCGGACTTTCAACGCTGGGAGTCTTTGCTCTAGGAATTTTGCCGTACATTAATGCTTCTATTATCATCCAATTATTGACCGCTGCTATCCCAGCTTTAGAAAATCTTCAGAAAAATGAAGGTGAAGCTGGACGGCGGAAAATTTCCCAAATCACGCGCTATGTTTCCTTAGGTTGGGCTATTCTCCAAAGTATTTTTATTGCGGCTTTTTGGCTGCAACCGTATGCTTTCAACCCAGGACCTATTTTTGTTGCTCAAACGGCGATCGCACTCACCGCAGGTTCGATGTTCATTATGTGGGCATCGGAATTAATCACCGAACGCGGTGTTGGTAACGGCGCATCGCTTTTGATTTTTGTCAATATTGTTGCTTCACTTCCAAGAGCATTAGGAGACACGATCGCATTTGCGCAAACGGGTAGCAGAGAAGCGGTAGGCGGCGTTGTTGTTCTGCTCTTAGTCTTCCTCGTTATGATTGTCGGGATTGTCTTCGTTCAAGAAGGAACCCGCCGCATTCCGATTATTTCTGCACGTAGACAAGTTGGGCGACGCTTTTTCCAAGAACAGCGTAGCTACCTACCCTTGCGGCTCAACCAAGGCGGCGTTATGCCAATCATTTTTGCTTCTGCTGTTCTGATTTTGCCCGCTTCGTTGGCGAGTTTTACCCGTAACGAGTTTCTCTTAAGAATTGCCAATTATCTTAGCCCCAATGGTCCTACACCTTGGGTTTATGCGCTTGCTTATCTCGTTTTAATTCTGTTCTTCAGCTACTTCTACGCCACATTAATCGTTAATCCGGTAGATTTAGCGCAAAACTTAAAGAAAATGGGCGCTACGATTCCTGGAATTCGTCCTGGGAGAGCTACAAGTGAATACGTCGAACGCGTCTTGAACCGTTTAACTTTTTTAGGCGCAATCTTTTTAGGTTTGGTCGCAATTGTTCCGACTGCTGTAGAAAGCGCGACTCAAGTTCGTACTTTCCAAGGTCTAGGCGCAACGTCTTTGCTCATTCTAGTTGGTGTTGCTATTGACACAGCAAAGCAAATTCAAACTTATGTGATTTCCCAACGTTATGAAGGAATGGTGAAACAATAG
- the rpsM gene encoding 30S ribosomal protein S13 codes for MARIAGVDLPRDKRVEIGLTYIYGIGLTRSKEVLAQTGVNPDTRVKDLSDTDVAALRSAIESNYQVEGDLRRLEAMNIKRLVDIGTYRGRRHRMGLPVRGQRTRTNARTRRGRRQTVAGKKKAPGK; via the coding sequence GTGGCAAGAATTGCAGGTGTAGACCTTCCACGCGATAAGCGTGTTGAAATCGGTCTGACTTACATATATGGAATTGGGCTAACTCGCTCAAAAGAAGTTTTGGCACAAACGGGTGTTAATCCAGATACTCGCGTCAAAGATTTAAGCGACACCGATGTTGCAGCATTAAGAAGTGCGATCGAAAGCAACTATCAAGTCGAAGGTGACTTAAGACGCTTGGAAGCAATGAACATCAAGCGCTTAGTCGATATTGGTACTTATCGTGGTCGTCGCCATCGCATGGGTCTACCTGTACGCGGACAACGGACGCGGACAAATGCACGGACTCGCCGTGGTAGACGTCAAACCGTAGCAGGTAAAAAGAAAGCCCCTGGTAAGTAA
- the rpsK gene encoding 30S ribosomal protein S11 — protein MARQQKKSGTKKQKRNVPNGIAYIQSTFNNSIVTIADQNGDVISWASAGSSGFKGAKKGTPYAAQTAAESAARQATDQGMRQIEVMVSGPGAGRETAIRALQGAGLEITLIRDITPIPHNGCRPPKRRRV, from the coding sequence ATGGCGCGACAACAGAAAAAATCAGGTACGAAAAAGCAAAAACGCAATGTTCCGAATGGCATTGCTTACATCCAATCCACTTTCAACAACAGTATCGTCACGATTGCTGACCAAAACGGCGACGTTATCTCTTGGGCTTCAGCCGGTTCGAGTGGCTTTAAAGGAGCAAAAAAAGGAACTCCCTATGCTGCGCAAACAGCAGCAGAAAGTGCAGCCCGACAAGCAACTGACCAAGGTATGCGTCAAATTGAAGTCATGGTGAGCGGACCTGGCGCAGGTCGAGAAACAGCAATTCGGGCACTGCAAGGAGCAGGGTTAGAAATCACGCTAATTCGAGATATTACCCCAATTCCTCACAACGGTTGCCGTCCGCCAAAGCGCCGTCGAGTCTAA
- the rplF gene encoding 50S ribosomal protein L6 encodes MSRIGKRPIAIPAKVQVTLDGSQVTVKGPKGELSRELPSAVTIEQEGDTLLVKRKDDSRTARQMHGLARTLVANMVDGVSQGFQRRLEIQGVGYRAAVQGRNLTLNVGYSHPVQIEPPEGIQIAVENNTNVIVTGFDKELVGNTAAKIRDVRPPEPYKGKGIRYSGEFVRRKAGKAGKK; translated from the coding sequence ATGTCTCGAATTGGTAAGCGCCCAATCGCGATTCCCGCCAAAGTACAAGTCACTCTTGACGGGTCACAAGTTACAGTTAAAGGACCAAAAGGCGAACTTTCACGCGAACTGCCATCCGCAGTAACGATTGAGCAAGAAGGCGATACGCTACTCGTTAAAAGAAAAGATGACTCGCGTACCGCCCGCCAGATGCATGGTTTGGCACGCACGTTGGTTGCCAATATGGTCGATGGAGTCTCGCAAGGATTTCAACGTCGGTTAGAAATTCAAGGAGTCGGCTATCGTGCGGCGGTTCAAGGTCGCAACCTAACGCTGAACGTAGGATACAGCCATCCAGTACAAATCGAACCTCCTGAAGGAATTCAAATCGCTGTAGAAAACAATACGAACGTCATTGTGACTGGTTTTGATAAAGAACTGGTAGGCAATACGGCGGCAAAAATTCGCGATGTTCGTCCGCCCGAACCATATAAAGGCAAAGGCATTCGCTATTCTGGTGAATTTGTCAGACGTAAAGCTGGTAAGGCAGGTAAGAAGTAA
- the rpmE gene encoding 50S ribosomal protein L31 — protein sequence MAKSDIHPQWYPEAKVYCDGELVATVGSTKPELHVDVWSGNHPFYTGTQKIIDTEGRVERFLRKYGMMEADSTGDDKKK from the coding sequence ATGGCAAAATCTGATATTCATCCGCAGTGGTATCCTGAGGCAAAAGTTTACTGTGATGGTGAACTTGTTGCGACTGTTGGTTCAACTAAACCCGAACTACACGTTGATGTGTGGTCAGGCAACCATCCTTTCTATACAGGTACGCAAAAGATTATCGACACCGAAGGTCGAGTAGAACGCTTCTTACGGAAGTACGGCATGATGGAAGCCGACTCTACAGGCGACGACAAGAAAAAGTAG
- the truA gene encoding tRNA pseudouridine(38-40) synthase TruA, with product MIASKSELKRVALVIQYLGTHFHGWQRQLKLRTVQAEIEDAIARVLGYPVTLHGAGRTDTGVHAAAQVAHFDASGPIPAERWAAILNSYLPQDILIRGSAAVKSDWHARFDAKWRRYRYTLYTDARPNLFVQPFSWHYYYANLDENLIRAALQPLLGKHHLAAFHRAGSRRKHSWVEVQAVTCDRQGPFIHIEIQADGFLYGMVRLIVGLLVDVGKGSLSLEKFTELWQQQRRENVKYAAPPQGLCLLRVGYSDFPFPPEVWYDTLPQLVLPDTNYVSSAGGQRQALDQVLSSNVNT from the coding sequence ATGATTGCCTCAAAATCCGAGCTAAAACGAGTAGCCCTAGTCATTCAATACTTGGGTACTCATTTTCATGGATGGCAGCGGCAACTAAAATTAAGGACAGTACAAGCAGAAATCGAAGATGCGATCGCTCGCGTACTCGGTTATCCTGTCACACTGCATGGTGCAGGGCGTACTGATACAGGAGTTCATGCTGCTGCACAAGTGGCACACTTTGATGCATCAGGTCCCATTCCGGCAGAACGTTGGGCAGCAATTCTCAATAGCTATCTTCCTCAAGACATCTTGATTCGCGGTTCTGCTGCTGTTAAGAGCGACTGGCACGCTCGGTTTGATGCCAAGTGGCGACGTTATCGTTATACGCTCTATACCGATGCCCGACCTAACTTGTTTGTTCAGCCGTTTAGTTGGCATTATTACTATGCGAACTTAGACGAAAATCTGATTCGGGCTGCGTTACAGCCGTTACTTGGCAAACATCACTTAGCAGCTTTTCATCGCGCAGGGTCGCGTCGCAAGCACTCATGGGTAGAAGTCCAAGCAGTAACGTGCGATCGCCAAGGACCATTTATCCATATAGAAATTCAAGCAGATGGTTTTTTATATGGAATGGTACGGTTAATAGTAGGATTACTTGTCGATGTGGGGAAAGGTAGCTTATCACTTGAGAAATTCACTGAGCTTTGGCAACAGCAACGCCGCGAAAATGTGAAATATGCGGCTCCACCGCAAGGCTTGTGCTTACTCCGCGTTGGCTATAGCGATTTTCCTTTTCCTCCAGAAGTTTGGTATGACACCTTACCTCAGTTGGTGCTACCAGATACAAACTACGTTTCTTCAGCAGGGGGACAAAGGCAAGCGCTAGACCAAGTACTCTCTTCAAATGTCAACACTTAG
- the rplR gene encoding 50S ribosomal protein L18 has product MKLDRRESKKIRHRRIRGKVSGSQERPRLAVFRSHQHIYAQVIDDTQHHTLVSASSLEPTLKQSLKSGATCEASTEVGKLIAQRSLEKGISRVVFDRGGNLYHGRVKALAEAAREAGLDF; this is encoded by the coding sequence ATGAAGTTAGATCGTAGAGAATCTAAAAAGATTCGACATCGCCGCATCCGAGGAAAAGTTAGCGGTTCTCAAGAACGTCCTCGCTTAGCTGTGTTTCGTTCGCATCAGCATATTTATGCTCAAGTGATTGACGATACACAACATCACACGCTTGTTTCGGCTTCGTCGCTAGAGCCGACTTTGAAGCAATCGTTGAAATCTGGCGCAACTTGTGAAGCCTCTACTGAGGTAGGCAAATTAATTGCGCAGCGATCGCTCGAAAAAGGTATCTCCAGAGTCGTCTTTGACCGTGGGGGAAACTTGTATCATGGTCGTGTAAAAGCCTTAGCCGAAGCGGCACGCGAAGCAGGGTTAGATTTTTAA
- the rplX gene encoding 50S ribosomal protein L24, with amino-acid sequence MAAHKNGNAPIRHKMHVKTGDTVQVISGSDKGKVGEVLKTYPKLSKVIVKGVNIKTKHVKPTQEGESGRIVTSEAPIHSSNVMLYSTKQNVASRVCYTFNEQGRKVRMLKKTGEILDK; translated from the coding sequence ATGGCTGCACATAAGAACGGGAATGCGCCGATTCGCCACAAAATGCACGTCAAAACCGGAGATACGGTACAAGTCATCTCAGGTAGTGACAAAGGCAAAGTCGGCGAAGTCCTCAAGACGTATCCCAAGTTAAGCAAAGTCATCGTTAAAGGCGTGAATATCAAAACCAAGCACGTCAAACCGACACAAGAAGGTGAATCCGGTCGAATCGTGACCTCAGAAGCTCCGATCCACAGTTCTAACGTCATGCTCTACTCGACAAAGCAAAACGTTGCAAGTCGCGTTTGCTACACCTTTAATGAGCAAGGTCGTAAAGTCCGAATGCTCAAAAAAACTGGTGAAATCCTTGATAAATAG
- the rpsI gene encoding 30S ribosomal protein S9 — MQATDTTSDRVMYRGTGRRKSSVARVRLVPGDGQMIVNGKPGDLYFQFNPNYLAVAKAPLETLGLENEYNILVTAHGGGLTGQSDSIRLGVARALCQLDPENRSPLKSEGYLTRDPRAKERKKYGLHKARKAPQFSKR, encoded by the coding sequence ATGCAAGCAACAGATACAACAAGCGATCGCGTGATGTATAGAGGCACTGGTCGCCGCAAATCTTCCGTCGCTAGAGTCCGCTTGGTTCCTGGTGACGGACAAATGATTGTTAACGGTAAACCAGGCGATTTGTATTTCCAATTCAACCCGAATTACCTCGCAGTCGCTAAAGCTCCTTTAGAAACTCTGGGGCTAGAAAATGAATACAATATCCTAGTAACGGCACACGGTGGTGGCTTAACCGGACAATCCGATTCAATTCGTTTAGGTGTCGCCCGCGCTCTGTGTCAACTCGATCCAGAAAACCGTTCGCCACTAAAGTCTGAAGGCTATTTAACGCGCGATCCCCGTGCAAAAGAGCGCAAGAAATACGGTTTACACAAAGCACGGAAAGCTCCTCAGTTCTCCAAGCGATAA
- the rpsE gene encoding 30S ribosomal protein S5: MATGGRRKSNRVKEKETNWQERVIQIRRVSKVVKGGKKLSFRAVVAVGNERGQVGIGVGKAGDVIGAVKKGVADGKKHLVDVPLTNSNSIPHPINGSGGGAQVMMRPAAPGTGVIAGGAVRTVLELAGVRNVLAKQLGSNNPLNNARAAVNALSTLRTFSEVAEERGVPIENLYA; this comes from the coding sequence ATGGCAACTGGTGGTCGTCGTAAAAGTAACCGTGTAAAAGAAAAAGAAACGAACTGGCAAGAGCGAGTTATTCAAATTCGCCGTGTCAGCAAGGTAGTAAAAGGTGGTAAAAAACTCAGCTTTCGTGCAGTTGTCGCAGTTGGAAATGAACGCGGTCAAGTCGGAATCGGCGTAGGCAAGGCTGGAGATGTGATCGGGGCAGTAAAAAAAGGTGTCGCCGATGGCAAAAAGCATCTTGTCGATGTTCCACTCACTAATTCCAACTCGATTCCCCATCCTATCAATGGAAGTGGTGGTGGCGCACAAGTGATGATGCGCCCTGCTGCCCCAGGAACAGGAGTCATCGCGGGTGGTGCGGTTCGTACCGTGCTAGAACTTGCTGGCGTGCGTAATGTTTTAGCTAAGCAACTCGGCTCGAATAACCCACTCAACAACGCTCGTGCGGCGGTTAACGCGCTATCTACCTTACGGACTTTCTCCGAAGTTGCAGAAGAGCGTGGCGTCCCAATTGAAAACCTCTACGCTTAA
- the rplM gene encoding 50S ribosomal protein L13 yields MNKTYVPAQDTIEREWYVVDATDQRLGRLATEIAMILRGKNTPEFTPHMDTGGFVIVVNAEKVIVTGKKRSQKLYRRHSGRPGGMKTETFAQLQSRLPERIVEHAVKGMLPKNSLGRQLFTKLKVYAGAEHPHQAQQPKEIKIQTIPGEQN; encoded by the coding sequence ATGAACAAAACGTATGTTCCAGCACAAGATACCATCGAACGCGAGTGGTATGTTGTCGATGCAACTGACCAGCGCTTGGGCAGATTAGCAACTGAAATCGCCATGATTTTGCGCGGTAAAAATACACCAGAATTTACGCCACACATGGATACAGGCGGCTTTGTTATTGTTGTGAATGCTGAGAAAGTGATTGTTACTGGGAAAAAGCGCAGCCAAAAGCTCTATCGTCGTCACTCAGGACGTCCTGGCGGGATGAAAACAGAAACCTTTGCTCAACTGCAATCGCGACTACCAGAGCGCATTGTAGAACACGCAGTTAAAGGAATGCTGCCTAAAAATAGTTTAGGGCGTCAATTATTTACCAAGCTAAAAGTTTACGCAGGTGCAGAACATCCTCACCAAGCACAACAACCAAAAGAAATTAAAATTCAAACAATTCCAGGAGAACAAAACTAA
- the rplQ gene encoding 50S ribosomal protein L17, whose product MRHRRRVHKLGKPADQRRALLRALTTELIRHGRITTTTVRAKAVRSEAEKMITLAKDGSLAARREALGYIYDKQLVHALFEQAPSRYGSRAGGYTRILHTVPRRGDNAEMAIIELV is encoded by the coding sequence ATGCGTCACCGTCGTCGTGTTCACAAACTCGGTAAACCAGCTGATCAGCGTCGCGCTCTTTTGAGAGCATTAACAACAGAGTTAATTCGTCACGGACGAATTACGACTACTACAGTTCGCGCTAAAGCAGTTCGGTCAGAAGCCGAGAAAATGATTACTTTAGCGAAAGATGGCTCCTTGGCTGCACGTCGAGAAGCACTTGGCTATATTTATGACAAACAACTTGTTCATGCTTTGTTTGAACAAGCACCTAGCCGTTACGGTAGTCGGGCTGGTGGATATACGCGAATTTTGCACACTGTTCCACGTCGAGGCGATAACGCCGAAATGGCGATTATTGAACTCGTGTAG
- a CDS encoding adenylate kinase: MTRLIFLGAPGAGKGTQAQTLAHHRNIPHISTGDILRQAMQRQTPLGVKAQDYVSRGELVPDQLVNDLVEERLDEPDVEHGWILDGFPRKVSQASFLDELLQQKHSDRHVRVINLEVPDDVLMARLLGRGRADDNEDVIRRRLEVYREQTAPLIDYYRDRQQLVSVNGNQSLEEVTAELLAVIDS, translated from the coding sequence GTGACGCGATTGATTTTCCTGGGAGCGCCTGGCGCGGGTAAAGGTACTCAAGCTCAAACTTTGGCTCATCACAGGAATATTCCTCATATTTCCACTGGCGATATTTTGCGCCAAGCAATGCAAAGGCAAACACCTTTGGGGGTGAAAGCGCAAGATTATGTTTCGCGGGGTGAATTAGTTCCCGATCAATTAGTCAACGACTTAGTTGAGGAACGGCTCGATGAACCTGATGTTGAGCACGGCTGGATTTTAGATGGATTTCCGCGCAAGGTGAGTCAAGCAAGCTTCTTGGATGAATTGCTTCAACAAAAGCACAGCGATCGCCATGTTCGAGTTATCAATTTAGAAGTACCAGACGATGTACTCATGGCAAGACTTTTAGGGCGCGGTCGTGCAGATGATAACGAAGATGTTATTCGTCGGCGTTTAGAAGTGTACCGCGAGCAAACTGCTCCGTTAATCGACTATTACCGCGATCGCCAGCAACTTGTCTCTGTTAATGGTAATCAATCTTTGGAGGAAGTTACTGCGGAATTACTCGCTGTAATTGATTCTTAA
- the rplE gene encoding 50S ribosomal protein L5, with protein MTARLKTLYQEKIVPQLMEQFQYTNIHQVPKLVKVTVNRGLGEAAQNAKALESSINEIATITGQKPVVTRAKKAIAGFKIRQGMPVGLMVTLRGERMYAFVDRLVNLALPRIRDFRGISPKSFDGRGNYTLGVREQLIFPEVDYDSIDQIRGMDISIITTAKNDEEGRALLKAMGMPFRDQ; from the coding sequence ATGACAGCACGACTCAAAACCTTATACCAAGAAAAAATAGTCCCGCAGCTGATGGAGCAATTTCAATACACGAATATCCATCAGGTGCCAAAGCTTGTAAAAGTAACGGTAAACCGAGGTTTGGGCGAAGCCGCACAAAATGCGAAAGCGCTCGAATCGTCGATTAACGAGATTGCCACAATTACAGGTCAAAAACCCGTTGTGACACGCGCGAAAAAGGCGATCGCTGGCTTCAAAATTCGCCAAGGTATGCCAGTGGGATTGATGGTGACATTACGCGGCGAACGAATGTACGCCTTTGTCGATCGACTCGTCAACCTAGCGTTACCGCGCATTCGCGACTTTCGTGGTATTAGCCCCAAAAGCTTTGATGGTCGTGGTAACTATACCCTCGGCGTCCGCGAACAACTTATTTTCCCAGAAGTTGATTACGACAGCATCGACCAAATCCGAGGTATGGATATTTCCATCATCACAACAGCAAAAAACGATGAAGAAGGTCGCGCATTACTCAAAGCAATGGGAATGCCTTTTCGGGATCAATAA
- a CDS encoding DNA-directed RNA polymerase subunit alpha produces MAQFQIECVESNTLENRSQYSRFVLEPLDRGQGTTVGNALRRILLSNLEGTAITAVRIAGVSHEFATIPGVREDVLEILMRMKEIVLKSYSSQPQIGRLLVTGPATVTAEHFDLPSEVEIIDPSQYVATVAEGAKLEMEFRIDRGKGYRTVERGRDEATALDFLQIDSIFMPVRKVNYSVEDARVDGSLQKDRLILEIWTNGSLTPQEALSSAANILVDLFNPLKDISLEAMKDESPTDEDPTSQIPIEELQLSVRAYNCLKRAQVNSVADLLDYTQEDLLEIKNFGQKSAEEVIEALQDRLGITLPHEKSAKPS; encoded by the coding sequence GTGGCGCAGTTTCAAATTGAATGTGTCGAGTCTAATACGCTAGAGAATCGGAGTCAATACAGTAGATTTGTCCTGGAACCTCTCGATCGCGGTCAAGGAACGACCGTAGGTAACGCGTTAAGACGGATTTTACTATCTAATCTAGAAGGAACAGCAATTACAGCCGTTCGGATTGCTGGCGTCAGTCATGAATTTGCCACAATTCCAGGTGTTCGGGAAGATGTGCTAGAGATTCTCATGCGCATGAAAGAAATTGTTCTTAAAAGCTACTCTTCGCAACCGCAAATTGGGCGCTTACTCGTAACAGGACCTGCAACCGTAACAGCTGAACACTTCGACCTTCCATCCGAGGTAGAAATTATCGACCCAAGTCAGTACGTCGCAACCGTTGCTGAGGGTGCGAAACTCGAAATGGAATTTCGGATTGATCGCGGTAAAGGCTATCGTACAGTTGAGCGGGGGCGCGATGAAGCTACTGCTTTAGACTTTCTCCAAATCGACTCGATTTTTATGCCGGTACGCAAAGTCAACTATAGTGTCGAAGATGCTCGCGTTGATGGTTCGTTGCAGAAAGACCGCTTGATTCTAGAGATTTGGACAAATGGTAGCTTAACTCCCCAAGAGGCGCTGTCGTCGGCTGCAAATATTTTGGTCGATCTGTTTAACCCACTCAAAGATATTTCGCTGGAGGCGATGAAAGATGAGTCGCCGACCGATGAAGATCCGACTAGCCAAATTCCCATCGAAGAACTTCAGCTTTCTGTAAGAGCTTACAACTGCTTGAAGCGGGCGCAAGTCAACTCAGTCGCAGACTTATTAGATTACACCCAAGAAGATTTGCTAGAAATCAAAAACTTTGGGCAGAAGTCCGCAGAAGAAGTCATCGAAGCCTTACAAGATCGCTTAGGCATCACGCTACCGCATGAAAAGTCCGCAAAACCATCGTAG
- the rpsH gene encoding 30S ribosomal protein S8, which yields MAANDTIADMLTRIRNANMARHQTTQIPATKMTRSIAQVLREEGFIADFEEVGEGVKRNLVISLKYKGKNRQPLITALKRISKPGLRVYSNRKELPRVLGGIGIAIISTSSGIMTDREARRQGLGGEVLCYVW from the coding sequence ATGGCGGCTAACGACACAATTGCAGATATGCTGACGCGCATCCGCAATGCTAATATGGCGCGGCATCAGACAACACAGATACCAGCCACAAAGATGACCCGCAGCATTGCTCAAGTGTTAAGAGAAGAAGGGTTTATCGCCGATTTTGAAGAGGTGGGCGAAGGCGTAAAACGTAACTTAGTCATCTCGCTCAAATACAAAGGTAAAAATCGCCAGCCTTTGATTACTGCGTTGAAGCGCATAAGTAAACCTGGTTTACGCGTTTACTCAAACCGCAAAGAGTTACCACGCGTACTCGGTGGAATTGGTATTGCGATTATTTCGACTTCTAGCGGCATCATGACCGATCGCGAAGCCCGACGTCAAGGCTTAGGCGGTGAAGTGCTTTGCTATGTTTGGTAA